The following proteins come from a genomic window of Candidatus Thiodiazotropha sp. CDECU1:
- a CDS encoding TAXI family TRAP transporter solute-binding subunit, translating into MSKLITLWLLLLPMLGFAAEQRFTSIGTGGLTGVYYPTGGAICRLLNKGRDSHGIRCSVESTGGSIFNLNTIASGELDFGVAQSDWQYHSYNGTSKFSQQGPFKSLRAVFSIHSEPFTVMARDDSHIKVFTDLKGKRVNIGNPGSGQRGTMEVLMNEYNWSKDVFKLASELKATEQARALCDNKIDAMIYTVGHPNASIKEAATACDANLVPVSGDVVNALIAANPYYAHASIPAAMYRGTESATSTFGVKATLVTSATVDEEVVYQLVKAVFENLPVFRKLHPAFSHLQAEEMLQGNSAPFHAGALRYYKEKGLLSGD; encoded by the coding sequence ATGAGCAAACTTATCACCCTATGGCTGTTGTTGTTGCCAATGCTCGGTTTCGCGGCCGAGCAACGCTTTACCAGTATCGGCACCGGAGGATTGACAGGTGTCTACTATCCAACCGGAGGGGCCATTTGCCGGCTACTGAATAAAGGTCGGGATAGCCATGGTATTCGTTGTTCCGTGGAGTCCACTGGTGGCTCGATCTTTAATCTCAATACCATTGCCAGCGGTGAACTCGATTTCGGTGTGGCTCAGTCAGACTGGCAATACCATTCCTACAATGGCACTTCGAAATTCAGCCAGCAGGGCCCATTCAAGTCCCTGCGCGCAGTTTTTTCCATTCACAGCGAACCGTTTACCGTGATGGCGCGTGACGATAGTCATATCAAGGTGTTCACCGATCTGAAGGGCAAGCGGGTCAATATCGGTAATCCGGGTTCTGGGCAACGCGGCACCATGGAAGTGCTGATGAACGAATATAACTGGAGCAAGGATGTGTTTAAATTAGCCTCAGAGCTGAAGGCCACTGAGCAGGCCAGGGCACTGTGCGATAATAAAATCGATGCCATGATCTACACGGTGGGCCATCCGAATGCGTCAATCAAAGAGGCAGCTACCGCCTGTGATGCGAATTTGGTGCCGGTAAGCGGTGATGTGGTGAATGCACTGATCGCCGCCAACCCATACTATGCTCACGCGAGCATTCCTGCAGCCATGTACCGAGGTACTGAGAGTGCGACCTCTACCTTCGGGGTCAAGGCAACCTTGGTGACATCCGCGACGGTGGACGAGGAGGTTGTCTACCAGTTGGTCAAGGCCGTGTTTGAGAATCTACCGGTTTTCAGGAAACTGCATCCCGCTTTTTCCCATCTCCAGGCCGAGGAGATGCTGCAGGGAAACTCCGCTCCCTTCCATGCCGGTGCGCTGCGTTACTATAAAGAGAAGGGCTTACTAAGCGGAGATTAA
- a CDS encoding cytochrome-c peroxidase: protein MKLLLLFGLISSFTLTAEVKNEPIGPLASDPGLDARLVSLGDKLFHDTRLSQDNSISCASCHILSTGGTDDKKNSVGVGGSVGNIKTPTVFNSSYNFVHFWDGRAQTLEEQAPGPVHNPIEMNSNWEEVISKLSKDPAIMEEFEELFHDGMTGENIAAAIAVFERSLVTVNSRFDRWLKGEERVLTEQELRGYRLFKSYGCVSCHQGVNVGGNMYGIMGAKGDYFKDTQREITDADLGRYNVTKLSEDKHYFKVPSLRLAAINPPYFHDGSEPTLEGAIRIMGRYQLGRELPDDDIEDIISFLYTLVGEHIRLKP, encoded by the coding sequence TTGAAACTACTACTGTTATTTGGGTTGATATCGTCCTTTACTCTAACTGCCGAGGTAAAGAACGAGCCGATAGGGCCATTGGCCTCCGATCCTGGCTTGGATGCAAGATTGGTATCCCTTGGGGATAAGTTGTTTCACGATACCCGACTCTCCCAGGATAACAGTATCAGCTGCGCCAGCTGTCATATCCTCTCCACGGGCGGGACTGATGATAAGAAAAATTCTGTTGGCGTTGGGGGAAGTGTTGGCAACATCAAGACTCCCACCGTCTTCAATTCCAGCTACAATTTTGTCCATTTCTGGGATGGTCGTGCTCAGACATTGGAGGAACAGGCACCCGGTCCTGTCCATAATCCTATCGAGATGAACTCCAACTGGGAGGAGGTCATTTCCAAACTGAGTAAAGACCCAGCCATCATGGAGGAGTTCGAAGAACTGTTTCATGATGGTATGACCGGGGAAAATATTGCTGCTGCCATAGCGGTCTTTGAGCGTTCTCTAGTCACTGTCAATTCACGTTTTGATCGGTGGCTCAAGGGGGAGGAAAGGGTGCTCACCGAGCAGGAGCTGCGCGGTTATCGTCTGTTTAAGAGTTATGGCTGTGTCAGTTGTCACCAGGGTGTGAATGTGGGTGGTAACATGTATGGCATAATGGGTGCGAAGGGAGACTATTTTAAGGATACGCAACGCGAAATCACAGACGCTGACCTGGGTCGTTATAATGTCACCAAGCTGAGTGAAGACAAGCACTACTTCAAAGTACCCAGTTTGCGCCTGGCAGCAATCAATCCACCCTATTTCCATGATGGATCCGAGCCAACCCTGGAGGGAGCGATACGGATCATGGGTCGTTACCAATTGGGTCGTGAGCTACCGGATGATGATATCGAGGATATTATATCCTTCCTCTACACCTTGGTTGGTGAGCATATCAGGTTGAAACCATGA
- a CDS encoding EAL domain-containing protein: MNMLKQLYNRRSLLLVSLWIAFVLLLVVYWDNETQHYAELSNDLLQLKETDARLDRDVLRITSFLLNQYDPLVQTNDRLRQLRKKINVKVAEVDDNTLLDLTEQYWGGMDEKQSVLEKIKFQAAVVRNGILYLPTAAQELKSEDPRVYQDILQLLNSLLAYDLFYSDSQLDDFNATLKQLKSYVFSSPVSKQKFEHVLFHMESNLEDLTRLGALKARYLAIPTQEYFELIHSRHEQSRVDETTNKRHLIMTLSAFVIILLLSLWQLIRRLQTAHHEVNRAWFRLRDAVDNLSEAFALFDAEGHLVLYNRRFTEFYSWLKEWIKEGVNIDALQSVTGNRIKTLSLEGEPIIESMPMGQYLEQIDNGAWYLASNSYTNEGGIVCVRSDITETKQAEVDLRKLGRVLEQSPASVMITNTRGVIEYVNPRFEKVSGYSAEEVVGKNPRILKSGDKTKEEYRAMWDALLAGREWRGIFHNKRKDGSIYWESASISPLRDDRGQITHFIAVKEDVTAQKRAEDQLRMNATVFDTTQEGIMVTDADNMIKTVNPSFSRITGYSPEEVIGQPPSMLSSGRHDESFYEELWDSILHKRYWSGEIWNRRKDGSVFPEWLSIAAIPDEEGIAKEYVAVFSDISKHKENEEQILYQANYDALTGLPNRSLFSDRLKQAIGSAHREQWKLAILFVDLDQFKMVNDTFGHVMGDELLQLAAERISDCVRESDTIARFGGDEFVILLQDVSDMDAVANIATKVIDRITKVFTLYEREIFIGASVGITIFPDDAMNADSLLRNADMAMYQAKDRGRNNYQFFTASMQQRTLERQQLELDLRLAVQRSELEIYYQPVVDAEFGRVISVEALLRWNHPHRGIIGPDVFIPLAEDSGLIAPIGDWVIRGACNQLGKWHKSGHSDLRLAVNLSSRQRELGLEIDFLEQVLRDTNLDPDVLTLEITESLLLRDTEEAITWLTGFKTLGVNLAVDDFGTGYSSLSYLKRFPVDLLKIDRSFVSDLPDDAEDASLVKTIVAMASSLNLGLIAEGVETEAQAGFLVQNGCTNLQGYYYAKPMTASNMTAWLQRDIQGTGTS, translated from the coding sequence ATGAATATGCTCAAGCAGCTGTACAACAGACGCAGCCTATTGCTGGTATCGCTTTGGATTGCGTTTGTTCTACTGCTGGTCGTCTATTGGGATAATGAAACCCAACATTACGCAGAACTCTCAAATGACCTGCTGCAGTTGAAGGAGACGGATGCGCGTCTTGATCGGGATGTCCTGAGAATCACCTCATTTCTGTTGAATCAATATGATCCACTGGTGCAGACCAACGATCGTCTTCGTCAGTTGCGTAAAAAGATTAACGTCAAAGTGGCGGAAGTGGATGACAACACTTTACTTGACCTTACAGAACAGTACTGGGGTGGTATGGATGAGAAACAGTCTGTTCTCGAAAAGATCAAATTTCAGGCAGCAGTGGTGCGCAACGGTATTCTCTATCTTCCTACTGCCGCACAAGAGCTTAAATCCGAGGACCCCAGGGTCTACCAGGATATTTTACAGCTGCTCAACTCCCTGTTGGCCTATGATCTCTTCTATTCCGATTCGCAGTTGGATGACTTCAATGCAACATTGAAGCAACTGAAGAGCTATGTGTTTTCTTCACCAGTAAGCAAACAGAAATTTGAACATGTACTCTTCCATATGGAATCCAACCTGGAAGACTTGACACGGCTTGGGGCTTTGAAGGCGCGCTATTTGGCTATCCCGACACAGGAGTATTTCGAACTTATACATTCAAGACATGAGCAAAGCCGGGTGGATGAAACCACCAATAAAAGACACTTGATCATGACGCTTTCAGCATTTGTAATCATCTTGCTGCTGAGTCTTTGGCAATTGATAAGGCGCCTGCAGACTGCGCACCATGAAGTCAATCGAGCATGGTTCCGGCTACGTGATGCGGTAGACAACCTTTCGGAAGCTTTTGCACTGTTTGACGCGGAGGGTCACCTGGTATTGTACAACCGACGTTTTACTGAGTTTTACTCCTGGCTGAAGGAGTGGATCAAAGAGGGCGTCAATATCGATGCATTGCAATCGGTTACGGGTAATCGGATCAAGACTTTGAGCCTCGAGGGTGAGCCGATTATTGAATCGATGCCCATGGGACAGTACCTGGAACAGATCGACAATGGTGCTTGGTATCTTGCAAGTAATAGTTATACCAATGAAGGCGGCATTGTTTGTGTCAGGAGCGATATCACAGAGACAAAGCAGGCTGAAGTCGATTTAAGAAAGCTCGGCAGGGTGCTGGAGCAGAGTCCCGCGTCGGTGATGATAACGAATACCAGGGGTGTTATCGAGTATGTAAATCCGCGTTTCGAAAAGGTGTCCGGTTACAGTGCGGAAGAGGTGGTAGGCAAGAATCCACGCATACTCAAAAGTGGTGATAAGACCAAGGAAGAGTACAGAGCAATGTGGGATGCCTTACTGGCCGGCAGGGAGTGGCGCGGTATATTTCACAATAAGCGCAAGGATGGCTCAATCTACTGGGAGTCGGCATCAATATCGCCACTGCGAGACGACAGGGGGCAGATTACCCACTTTATCGCGGTAAAGGAGGATGTCACGGCACAAAAACGTGCTGAAGATCAATTGCGCATGAATGCAACGGTGTTCGATACGACCCAGGAAGGAATCATGGTCACCGATGCCGACAATATGATCAAGACCGTCAACCCCTCGTTTTCACGTATTACTGGCTACTCTCCCGAGGAGGTCATCGGTCAGCCGCCAAGCATGCTCAGTTCCGGCAGGCATGATGAAAGCTTCTATGAAGAGCTCTGGGATTCGATCTTGCATAAACGCTACTGGTCAGGTGAGATCTGGAACCGGCGCAAGGACGGCAGTGTATTTCCGGAATGGCTGTCGATAGCGGCAATCCCTGATGAAGAGGGTATAGCGAAAGAGTATGTGGCGGTCTTTTCGGATATCTCCAAACATAAAGAGAATGAGGAGCAGATCCTTTATCAGGCAAACTACGATGCCTTGACCGGGTTGCCCAATCGTTCTTTGTTCTCCGATCGCCTGAAGCAGGCTATCGGATCAGCACACAGAGAACAGTGGAAGCTGGCCATTCTGTTTGTCGATTTAGATCAATTCAAAATGGTCAACGATACATTCGGCCATGTCATGGGGGATGAATTGCTGCAGCTCGCCGCTGAGCGTATCAGTGACTGTGTCAGGGAATCGGATACCATTGCCCGGTTTGGTGGTGATGAGTTCGTGATATTACTGCAGGACGTGAGTGATATGGACGCAGTGGCCAACATCGCCACAAAAGTAATCGATAGAATTACCAAGGTATTCACTCTTTATGAGCGTGAAATATTCATTGGTGCGAGTGTTGGTATAACCATATTTCCTGATGATGCAATGAATGCGGATTCACTCTTGAGAAATGCGGATATGGCAATGTATCAGGCCAAGGATCGTGGCAGAAACAACTATCAGTTTTTTACCGCCTCGATGCAGCAGCGGACTTTGGAGCGACAGCAACTGGAACTTGATTTAAGACTTGCAGTTCAACGCTCTGAGTTGGAGATCTATTATCAGCCTGTTGTGGATGCCGAGTTTGGCAGGGTGATAAGCGTTGAAGCGCTGTTACGTTGGAATCACCCCCATAGAGGTATCATCGGCCCCGATGTTTTTATACCGCTGGCTGAAGATAGCGGATTGATCGCTCCGATCGGTGATTGGGTGATAAGGGGCGCCTGTAACCAGTTAGGCAAGTGGCATAAGTCGGGGCATAGCGACCTTAGACTGGCGGTCAATCTTTCCAGCCGCCAGCGTGAGCTAGGCTTGGAGATAGACTTTCTGGAACAGGTCTTGCGTGACACGAATCTTGATCCGGACGTGCTGACCTTGGAAATTACCGAAAGCTTGCTGTTGAGAGATACGGAAGAAGCGATTACCTGGCTTACAGGCTTCAAAACACTAGGTGTCAATCTCGCGGTAGACGACTTTGGAACCGGTTATTCTTCACTCAGTTATCTGAAGCGGTTCCCTGTTGATCTCCTCAAGATCGATCGCTCTTTTGTCAGTGACCTACCCGATGATGCCGAAGACGCCTCGCTGGTGAAGACGATTGTCGCCATGGCGAGCAGTTTGAATCTGGGATTGATTGCAGAGGGTGTCGAGACCGAAGCGCAGGCCGGGTTTCTTGTGCAGAATGGATGTACAAATCTGCAAGGCTACTACTATGCAAAACCGATGACCGCCAGTAACATGACGGCTTGGTTGCAACGGGACATTCAAGGCACCGGCACTTCCTGA
- the lpdA gene encoding dihydrolipoyl dehydrogenase encodes MSGIVEITLPDIGDFEQVDIIEILVAVGDRIEAEDSILTLESDKATMDIPSPYAGVVKDLHVKVGDKISMGGKILKLELSQGSALDDKPSPTKAPVSEAVRGSADKQVDVVVLGAGPGGYTAAFRAADLGKKVVLIERYDDLGGVCLNVGCIPSKALLHAADVINEAAEMTSMGISFGKPKIDLDKLRAGKDKVVKRLTGGLKQLAKQRKVELVHGVARFESPNRIAVKTSSGSVSIGFNDAIIACGSRPVQIPGFPNDDPRLVDSTGALALADVPKRMLVVGGGIIGLEMATVYSTLGSEIDVVELQDGLIPGCDTDLVRPLQKRIAKRYRQIMLGTKVTDIQALKSGLKVTFEGKQAPEKPQTYDRVLVAVGRTPNGKKINAEAAGVAVDDAGFIPVDEHMRTNVPNIYAIGDVVGQPMLAHKATHEAKVAAEVIAGLPASFDPMTVPSVAYTDPEVAWMGLTETDAKAQGVAYEKGAFPWAASGRALGIGRDEGLTKLLFDPSTKRILGAGIVGPNAGELIGETVLALEMGADAEDIGLTIHPHPTLNETICFAAEMAEGSITDLLPPKKRK; translated from the coding sequence ATGAGCGGCATCGTAGAGATTACCCTACCCGATATCGGTGATTTTGAGCAGGTGGATATCATTGAGATATTGGTTGCGGTAGGAGATAGGATCGAAGCGGAAGATTCTATCCTCACCCTGGAGAGTGATAAGGCCACCATGGATATACCTTCTCCTTATGCAGGTGTGGTGAAGGATCTGCATGTCAAGGTCGGCGACAAAATCTCCATGGGTGGGAAGATACTCAAGCTTGAATTGTCTCAAGGCAGCGCATTGGATGATAAACCGTCACCGACCAAGGCACCTGTATCCGAGGCGGTTAGGGGCAGTGCCGACAAGCAGGTGGACGTGGTCGTGCTGGGTGCCGGGCCGGGTGGTTATACGGCGGCCTTCAGGGCAGCTGATCTGGGTAAAAAAGTGGTTCTGATTGAACGTTACGATGATTTGGGTGGGGTATGCCTGAATGTGGGTTGCATACCCTCCAAGGCATTGCTGCATGCGGCTGATGTGATCAATGAGGCGGCAGAGATGACCAGCATGGGGATCAGCTTCGGTAAGCCGAAGATTGACCTGGATAAGCTACGCGCTGGCAAGGATAAGGTGGTGAAACGTCTGACCGGTGGTCTGAAGCAACTGGCCAAGCAACGCAAGGTGGAATTGGTGCATGGGGTTGCCCGCTTTGAATCGCCAAACAGGATCGCAGTCAAGACATCCAGCGGCTCTGTCTCAATCGGATTCAACGACGCCATTATTGCCTGTGGCTCCAGACCGGTGCAGATACCTGGATTTCCCAATGATGATCCGCGTCTGGTCGATTCTACCGGTGCCCTGGCCCTTGCGGATGTCCCAAAGCGCATGTTGGTCGTTGGTGGAGGCATCATCGGACTCGAAATGGCCACAGTCTACAGTACCCTAGGCAGTGAGATCGATGTGGTGGAACTGCAGGATGGTTTGATTCCGGGTTGTGATACAGACCTGGTGAGACCCCTGCAGAAGCGCATTGCAAAACGCTACAGACAGATCATGCTGGGTACCAAGGTTACCGATATCCAGGCCCTGAAAAGCGGCTTGAAGGTGACCTTCGAGGGTAAGCAGGCGCCAGAGAAACCGCAGACCTACGATCGTGTGCTGGTGGCTGTCGGTCGTACCCCCAACGGCAAGAAGATCAATGCGGAAGCGGCAGGTGTGGCGGTAGATGATGCAGGTTTTATCCCTGTCGATGAGCATATGCGTACCAATGTCCCGAATATCTACGCCATTGGTGATGTGGTTGGACAGCCCATGCTCGCTCACAAGGCGACCCATGAGGCCAAGGTTGCCGCAGAGGTCATCGCTGGCCTGCCGGCCAGCTTCGATCCCATGACCGTGCCGTCGGTGGCCTATACCGACCCGGAGGTTGCCTGGATGGGGCTGACGGAAACCGATGCCAAGGCCCAGGGTGTAGCCTATGAGAAGGGTGCTTTCCCTTGGGCGGCCAGTGGTCGTGCCCTGGGTATCGGTCGCGACGAGGGTTTGACTAAACTGCTTTTCGATCCGAGCACGAAACGGATTCTTGGTGCAGGTATCGTCGGTCCGAACGCCGGTGAGCTGATCGGTGAAACCGTACTTGCCTTGGAGATGGGGGCCGATGCTGAGGATATCGGATTGACCATACATCCTCATCCAACCTTGAATGAGACCATCTGTTTTGCCGCGGAGATGGCAGAAGGCTCGATTACCGATCTGCTGCCGCCGAAGAAACGAAAATAG
- the aceF gene encoding dihydrolipoyllysine-residue acetyltransferase, protein MGKTTDVLIPDIGDFDSVEIIEILVSEGDRVAVEESLLTLESDKATMEIPSPHSGEVKQLLLKVGDRVKEGDKILVIEAEESEQQSESDEATTPTPAAEEVETVQAPAPAPNKEPASASEQPARLPGEKEARVPPVPVGFIESGGQATPHASPAVRRFARELGVDLSSVKGSGPKNRILKEDIQRFVKRSLRQGDEAALTRTPFEMPLGPDVDYSRFGEIETSPLNRIKKISGAHLHRCWLSVPHVTQFDEADITELEAFRQGQKEAASQQSVRLTLMPFLMKAVAGALKQMPVFNAALSADGESLIYRKYIHIGVAVDTPNGLVVPVIRDVDQKGVFQLAGELMEISAKARDGKLAPADLQGGCFSISSLGGIGGTAFTPIVNAPEVAILGVSRSSMQPVWDGEAFLPRLILPLSLSYDHRVIDGADGVRFTTYLSSILGDIRRLLL, encoded by the coding sequence GTGGGTAAAACGACAGATGTACTGATACCGGATATAGGTGATTTCGACTCGGTCGAGATCATTGAGATTCTGGTTTCAGAGGGTGACCGGGTCGCGGTAGAGGAGTCCCTGTTAACCCTTGAAAGCGATAAGGCTACGATGGAGATTCCCTCCCCCCATAGCGGCGAGGTTAAACAGCTGTTGCTCAAGGTTGGTGATCGGGTCAAGGAAGGAGACAAGATACTCGTCATTGAGGCTGAAGAGAGCGAGCAACAATCGGAGAGTGACGAAGCAACTACACCCACACCGGCGGCTGAAGAAGTAGAAACTGTGCAAGCACCGGCTCCGGCACCAAACAAAGAGCCAGCCTCAGCTTCTGAGCAGCCGGCGCGGCTTCCGGGTGAAAAAGAGGCCCGTGTGCCCCCCGTGCCTGTGGGATTCATCGAGAGCGGAGGACAGGCCACCCCACATGCCAGTCCGGCGGTACGTCGCTTTGCCCGAGAATTGGGTGTTGATCTTTCATCGGTCAAAGGTAGTGGTCCTAAAAACAGAATCCTGAAAGAGGATATTCAAAGGTTCGTCAAACGCTCCCTGCGGCAGGGTGACGAGGCAGCATTAACCCGGACACCCTTTGAGATGCCCCTGGGCCCGGATGTTGACTACAGCCGTTTTGGTGAGATTGAAACATCACCGCTGAATCGCATCAAGAAGATCAGTGGGGCTCATTTGCATCGCTGTTGGTTGAGCGTGCCGCATGTCACCCAGTTTGACGAGGCGGATATCACCGAGCTTGAGGCCTTCAGGCAGGGGCAAAAGGAGGCCGCGTCACAGCAGTCTGTACGCTTGACCTTGATGCCGTTTCTCATGAAAGCGGTAGCAGGGGCACTTAAGCAGATGCCGGTATTCAATGCCGCCCTGTCTGCGGATGGGGAGTCCTTGATATATAGGAAATATATTCATATCGGGGTGGCCGTGGATACGCCCAATGGGCTGGTGGTGCCGGTGATACGCGATGTGGATCAAAAGGGTGTCTTCCAGCTTGCCGGCGAGTTGATGGAAATCAGCGCCAAGGCACGGGATGGAAAATTGGCGCCGGCCGATTTGCAGGGCGGATGTTTCTCAATCTCCAGCCTTGGTGGAATTGGTGGTACTGCATTCACGCCTATTGTGAACGCCCCCGAAGTGGCGATCCTCGGCGTCTCCCGCAGCAGTATGCAGCCGGTCTGGGATGGGGAGGCCTTCCTGCCGCGCTTGATCTTGCCCCTCTCTCTATCCTACGACCACCGGGTGATCGATGGCGCAGATGGTGTCAGGTTCACCACCTATCTCTCTTCCATACTGGGTGATATTCGGCGCTTATTACTCTGA
- a CDS encoding alpha/beta fold hydrolase, which produces MGVVKHLEDDFHIIAPDLRNHGRSPHHECMNYGVMAGDLLQLIDDLAVGEVSLLGHSMGGKVAMWLALQQPERIKKLVVADIAPVAYAHSFDSIFQGLSGVPLDEIQHRDAADQRLAEWVVDRGVRQYLLQNLVKQPEGWSWRFNLEVLRKSIPDLIGFPQPDRLIYAGEVLFIHAERSDYVIDAYRERIGQLFPHYRKRMLHGAGHWLYAEQPLLFAQAVKGFL; this is translated from the coding sequence ATGGGGGTTGTGAAACATCTAGAGGATGATTTCCATATCATCGCTCCCGACCTGCGCAATCATGGCAGGTCTCCCCACCATGAATGTATGAACTATGGGGTTATGGCCGGGGATCTGTTGCAACTGATCGATGATTTGGCTGTCGGTGAGGTAAGCCTGCTGGGACATAGTATGGGAGGCAAGGTTGCTATGTGGTTGGCCTTGCAGCAACCTGAGCGGATTAAAAAGCTGGTGGTTGCAGATATTGCACCGGTGGCCTATGCACACAGTTTCGATAGTATCTTTCAGGGATTAAGCGGAGTGCCGCTGGATGAGATTCAGCACCGGGATGCAGCAGATCAGCGGCTGGCCGAGTGGGTGGTAGATAGGGGTGTGCGACAATATCTGCTGCAGAATCTTGTCAAACAACCTGAGGGTTGGTCGTGGCGATTCAATCTTGAGGTGTTGCGTAAGTCGATTCCGGATTTAATCGGATTTCCCCAGCCAGACAGGCTTATCTACGCTGGTGAGGTACTCTTCATTCATGCTGAGAGATCGGATTACGTCATTGATGCCTATCGAGAGAGGATAGGCCAGCTCTTTCCCCATTATCGAAAACGCATGCTGCATGGTGCCGGACATTGGTTATACGCAGAGCAACCACTGCTTTTTGCTCAGGCTGTAAAAGGCTTCCTTTAG